One window from the genome of Marinobacter sp. LV10R510-11A encodes:
- a CDS encoding DEAD/DEAH box helicase: MIDPIGAYKDIQELYLSYLDTVYRLRRDDLRQERMKLLSQPGTLMPEPFLEPVVRYRPAENSMECLFDQESDENPLCRFSKDERQAIIEMTLSGLFPGKESEGDLRRSSLFKPYQHQMDMLRRGLRPGHPGIVTSGTGSGKTEAFLLPILAELMAEATRWPAPGSGYLDTRWWKDGDAFAPHRKEESRSRPKAVRALLLYPMNALVEDQMVRLRKMLDSPEAETVLNQRANGNRIFFGRYTSASPVPGYLMHPRRVDQQERTRGKRRLERARIALCGLAEDQNKAQRFDAISGESSDPTRYLFPSPEGAELITRWDMQETPPDLLVTNVSMLNAMLSREVDAPIFEQTRLWLETDPEAYFFLVLDELHLIRGSTGSEVASLIRVLINRLGLDRPELRHKLRILASSASLPIEGDERSASLQYLYDFFGPFGSFVNPSSKGNASPDDWATSVVTGEVSLPQPSVSGQISPSPFEALTKHLSPSAEYIGKLNCEPGKDPELDRLIAICGEVLGLSANASLPNIVDEAAAMLTYGCADDSGEIKARPLSQLARKIFGDPGAITAVRGLTLIRGLGDEVGSESIAFREHLFLRSLEGLFATPLMTEEGLQYEGLTVERGASHVETSQGAQRLFELFHCEGCHSEFIGGLRGHGGHRGPNPPIELLPHTQDLEKLPESGAGRSFEDLSHEEFVLFWPSNKDPRKGDNDAESWVPMWLDTKNGQLRRGPAAQGEVGTISGSAFSIIKGGKRDTKAPKTAAPNCCPACGSDYFRRSDQYRRSPIRNFRTGFAKTSQLLATEVLELLKRSGNAPKVVAFSDSRQDAAKTAIDIERHHHNDARRKVLVDALQKAAQPTEDLPTLRKRQQTAEDDGDYELSDELTALIRRARNQGATDRIPLEYVLEISDFSAPRSGTKAHPLLQGMINIGVHPTDETGVEQIAGADGKWAKFDWPELFKRQEGSIHWNTDLDPLDINAARVEVAKAQRTLIEDVLFSRNYFALEETGLGYPCVEVGKGAGAEAEAEELDAFLRVLADNYRVLANKWVREDDIKEWVDGHSVSNRRVKGFMKASAVDASGMTGVLQKLENLGHKGGIIRLERLRVRLVKPDAPVFECQTCGRAHLHRGTGVCTRCHDPLPEKPNLTAGDLRRRNYISLRLEKALSDEQSSFRLRCEELTGQTSSPADRLRRFQGIFLDEEAGSLKRLAEEIDLLSVTTTMEVGIDIGSLQAVYQANMPPQRFNYQQRVGRAGRRKQAFSLAMTLCRGRSHDMHYFRHPEAITGDAPPPPFLTQDHIDIALRLVRKAWLTKAFGLLRQEEGAEFPGDQAPPDIHGEYLPARNFYEQNSSWPVRLEAALLRTIHVSDEICSVLGAGIPGRAEALSGHMQPELVMKEIIALEAEGARRDIGLAQFLAESGLLPMFGMPTRVRPMYLGLKSAGQDGVEWDLVDREVDVAIYEFAPGQVVVRDKRLHESIGFTDQLGYVQRSKGGSKILPSPSENWWAEKAGIADCPSCGALNRTDGDIEPKNLSCDDCGKDIPAENVELYFSPAAFRTDFIPRTSDGTEPPRSMVRRETGAIIKPMETTIVSDTNLSVASGTEAYVIRRNRGPIAVGGEPETYEIVTRAQSRVFVPVKGFKSITELPNQAILAEKAKSREHWIEQPEGPAPAQVRLFSSKRTDAISIGMLGIADGLSMDRIGPRRQSGTSLRAAALSATHMLVQRASLAMDIAPEEFEPLEPRLRDGKPYLQIADTLVNGAGFCRRLAKAGKGPEPFVVELIRSLIDNPDDAMTGAFFEQTHKGECIRSCYRCIQRYGNRGYHGLLDWRLGIGFLRALVDPTYKAGLDGEFHRYPELEDWHSQAKMAAENIRRLNPDHCRVVSIGRIGLPAVIDKSNPESHEAFVIVHPFWDLHTPAPALKEAVDELDHSLAVYFVDTFEASRRLMSAMQFARTRI; the protein is encoded by the coding sequence ATGATAGACCCTATAGGTGCATATAAAGATATCCAGGAACTCTATCTTTCCTATCTGGATACAGTTTATCGACTCAGACGCGACGATCTGCGGCAGGAGCGCATGAAACTGCTATCCCAGCCGGGTACGTTGATGCCAGAACCTTTCCTTGAGCCTGTTGTGCGTTATCGTCCAGCAGAGAACTCTATGGAGTGTTTGTTTGATCAGGAGTCGGATGAGAATCCACTTTGTCGCTTTTCGAAAGATGAGCGCCAAGCCATCATAGAGATGACCCTTTCTGGCTTGTTCCCTGGCAAAGAATCAGAAGGCGACCTGAGGCGAAGCAGCCTATTTAAACCCTACCAGCATCAAATGGATATGCTCCGCCGAGGCTTGAGGCCCGGGCATCCCGGTATAGTGACTTCGGGTACTGGGTCAGGGAAAACAGAAGCTTTTCTGCTCCCCATACTTGCCGAGCTTATGGCAGAGGCTACTCGCTGGCCAGCACCGGGCTCTGGCTACCTTGATACCCGCTGGTGGAAAGACGGTGATGCTTTTGCTCCGCATAGAAAAGAGGAGTCTCGCTCCCGTCCTAAGGCCGTAAGAGCGTTGCTACTTTATCCAATGAATGCCTTGGTTGAAGACCAGATGGTTCGGTTACGGAAGATGCTCGATTCTCCCGAAGCTGAAACGGTTTTGAATCAGCGTGCTAATGGTAATCGGATATTTTTTGGTCGGTACACCAGTGCTAGTCCGGTGCCGGGTTATCTGATGCATCCCCGGCGCGTTGATCAGCAGGAGAGAACACGCGGAAAAAGGCGTTTGGAGCGGGCACGTATCGCACTTTGTGGCCTAGCCGAAGACCAGAACAAGGCACAGCGGTTCGATGCTATTTCCGGAGAGTCTTCAGACCCAACCCGGTACCTTTTCCCGTCACCGGAAGGCGCTGAACTGATCACCCGGTGGGATATGCAGGAGACACCACCAGACCTTTTAGTGACAAACGTTTCGATGCTGAACGCTATGCTTTCGCGCGAAGTAGACGCTCCAATCTTTGAACAGACGCGGCTATGGCTGGAAACTGATCCAGAGGCTTACTTCTTCCTTGTTCTCGATGAGCTTCATTTGATACGTGGCTCCACTGGTTCTGAAGTTGCGTCTTTGATTCGAGTTTTAATTAATCGACTTGGACTGGATCGTCCTGAACTTCGTCACAAATTACGAATTCTGGCTTCGAGCGCCTCACTACCAATAGAGGGCGACGAGAGATCGGCAAGCCTGCAGTATTTGTATGATTTTTTTGGCCCTTTTGGAAGCTTTGTAAACCCGTCAAGCAAAGGGAACGCCAGCCCAGACGACTGGGCCACTTCAGTGGTAACGGGTGAGGTGTCCTTACCTCAACCTTCAGTCTCAGGACAAATTTCACCAAGTCCCTTCGAGGCACTGACCAAGCATTTGAGTCCGAGTGCTGAATACATCGGCAAGCTTAACTGTGAGCCTGGAAAAGACCCAGAACTTGATCGACTTATAGCCATTTGCGGTGAGGTGCTGGGGTTATCTGCCAATGCTTCATTACCGAACATCGTAGATGAGGCTGCAGCCATGCTCACGTATGGGTGCGCTGACGACAGTGGTGAAATCAAGGCTAGACCTTTATCCCAGTTAGCTCGGAAAATTTTTGGCGATCCTGGCGCGATAACTGCAGTACGAGGTTTGACGCTGATCAGAGGCCTTGGGGATGAGGTGGGGTCTGAGAGTATTGCATTTCGTGAGCACCTTTTTTTGCGAAGCTTGGAGGGACTATTTGCAACCCCACTGATGACGGAAGAGGGGTTGCAATACGAAGGGTTGACGGTCGAGCGGGGCGCCAGTCACGTCGAAACGTCTCAGGGAGCGCAGCGGCTGTTTGAGCTGTTTCATTGTGAAGGGTGCCATTCGGAGTTTATTGGCGGTTTAAGGGGGCATGGAGGCCATCGTGGGCCAAATCCACCGATAGAGCTGCTCCCTCATACTCAGGATCTTGAGAAGCTTCCAGAGTCTGGTGCAGGCCGGAGTTTTGAGGACCTTAGCCATGAGGAGTTCGTTCTTTTCTGGCCTTCCAATAAGGATCCCAGGAAGGGAGACAATGACGCCGAAAGTTGGGTGCCAATGTGGCTAGATACCAAAAATGGGCAGTTGCGCCGCGGTCCTGCGGCTCAGGGTGAAGTAGGGACTATAAGTGGAAGCGCCTTCTCAATCATAAAAGGCGGTAAAAGAGATACGAAGGCCCCGAAGACTGCAGCTCCAAATTGCTGTCCGGCTTGCGGTTCTGATTATTTTAGGCGAAGTGATCAGTACCGTCGTTCACCGATTCGAAACTTCAGAACCGGCTTTGCTAAAACCTCTCAGCTTCTGGCTACTGAGGTTCTTGAGCTTTTGAAGCGCTCAGGCAACGCTCCCAAAGTTGTTGCGTTTTCTGATAGTCGGCAAGATGCGGCGAAAACGGCCATTGATATAGAAAGGCATCATCACAATGACGCTCGGCGGAAGGTTTTGGTGGATGCTTTACAAAAAGCGGCTCAACCGACAGAGGATCTTCCTACACTGAGGAAGCGTCAACAAACAGCAGAAGATGATGGTGATTATGAATTGTCAGATGAGCTGACCGCACTAATAAGGCGGGCTAGAAATCAAGGAGCTACCGACCGCATTCCGCTGGAATACGTCCTCGAGATTTCGGATTTCAGCGCACCGAGGAGCGGCACTAAAGCTCATCCGCTTCTGCAGGGGATGATCAATATTGGTGTTCACCCAACAGATGAGACGGGTGTAGAGCAGATAGCAGGCGCCGACGGAAAATGGGCCAAGTTTGATTGGCCCGAACTCTTCAAGAGGCAAGAAGGTTCAATTCATTGGAACACAGACCTTGATCCACTTGATATCAACGCAGCGCGTGTAGAAGTGGCCAAAGCCCAGAGAACACTAATCGAAGATGTGTTGTTTTCTCGGAACTATTTCGCACTGGAAGAGACCGGGCTTGGCTATCCCTGTGTCGAAGTCGGTAAAGGGGCAGGAGCCGAGGCTGAGGCAGAGGAACTTGATGCGTTCCTTCGCGTTCTCGCTGATAACTACCGGGTACTGGCCAATAAGTGGGTTCGTGAAGATGACATCAAAGAATGGGTTGATGGCCATTCCGTCAGTAATCGTCGCGTGAAGGGGTTCATGAAGGCGTCAGCAGTGGATGCCTCAGGTATGACCGGGGTTTTACAAAAACTCGAGAACCTTGGCCATAAAGGGGGGATTATTCGGCTTGAACGGCTGCGTGTTCGCCTAGTTAAACCGGATGCGCCCGTGTTTGAATGCCAAACCTGTGGCAGGGCGCACCTGCACCGGGGAACCGGTGTTTGTACTCGTTGTCATGATCCTTTGCCTGAAAAGCCGAACCTTACCGCAGGTGATTTACGCCGCCGGAATTACATTTCTTTGCGACTTGAGAAAGCGCTCTCGGATGAACAATCTTCGTTCAGGCTCCGGTGCGAAGAACTGACAGGCCAGACCAGTTCGCCTGCGGATCGACTGCGTCGCTTTCAGGGAATATTTCTGGATGAAGAGGCGGGCAGCCTTAAACGGCTTGCTGAGGAAATAGATCTGCTCTCGGTTACCACAACGATGGAAGTGGGCATCGACATTGGCTCGCTCCAAGCGGTCTACCAGGCGAACATGCCTCCCCAGAGATTTAACTACCAGCAGCGTGTTGGCCGGGCGGGGCGGCGTAAACAAGCCTTTTCCTTGGCCATGACACTCTGCCGTGGGCGAAGTCATGATATGCATTACTTTCGTCATCCAGAGGCGATTACTGGCGATGCACCACCGCCACCATTCCTCACTCAGGATCATATAGACATCGCTCTTCGGCTGGTGCGTAAGGCTTGGCTGACTAAAGCTTTTGGGCTCTTGCGTCAGGAGGAAGGGGCTGAATTTCCTGGAGATCAGGCACCGCCGGACATTCATGGTGAGTATCTTCCGGCAAGAAATTTTTATGAACAAAACAGCAGCTGGCCGGTGCGCTTGGAGGCAGCGTTATTGCGAACGATCCATGTATCTGACGAAATTTGTAGTGTGCTGGGTGCAGGCATACCGGGAAGAGCAGAAGCTTTGAGCGGGCATATGCAGCCCGAACTTGTTATGAAAGAAATAATAGCTTTGGAGGCTGAAGGGGCGCGCAGAGATATCGGGTTGGCTCAGTTCCTTGCGGAAAGCGGTTTGTTGCCTATGTTCGGTATGCCAACAAGAGTTCGGCCCATGTACCTTGGGCTTAAATCTGCCGGGCAGGATGGCGTTGAGTGGGATTTGGTCGACAGAGAGGTTGACGTCGCGATCTATGAGTTTGCGCCTGGCCAGGTGGTTGTTCGCGACAAACGACTCCATGAGAGTATCGGGTTTACAGACCAGCTAGGTTATGTACAACGGTCAAAGGGCGGATCCAAGATTTTACCTTCGCCCAGTGAGAACTGGTGGGCTGAAAAGGCAGGCATTGCAGATTGCCCAAGTTGTGGTGCATTGAATCGGACGGACGGCGACATAGAGCCAAAAAACCTGAGTTGCGATGACTGCGGCAAAGATATTCCCGCTGAAAATGTTGAACTGTATTTCTCACCAGCCGCATTTCGCACAGACTTCATACCAAGAACTTCTGATGGCACAGAGCCACCGAGAAGCATGGTAAGGCGTGAGACTGGCGCAATCATAAAGCCTATGGAAACGACTATTGTCAGCGATACCAACCTCTCCGTTGCCAGTGGAACTGAAGCCTATGTGATCAGGCGCAATCGCGGCCCGATTGCAGTAGGGGGAGAGCCTGAAACCTATGAAATCGTTACCCGGGCACAGAGCCGAGTATTCGTACCAGTGAAGGGGTTCAAATCCATCACCGAGCTGCCCAATCAAGCCATTCTTGCGGAGAAAGCGAAAAGCCGCGAACACTGGATTGAGCAGCCGGAAGGACCGGCCCCTGCGCAAGTCAGACTTTTCTCCAGTAAGCGAACTGATGCGATCAGTATAGGTATGCTCGGTATTGCCGATGGGCTTTCAATGGATCGTATTGGGCCAAGAAGGCAGTCAGGGACTAGCCTGAGGGCCGCTGCATTAAGTGCAACTCATATGCTCGTGCAAAGAGCATCTTTGGCTATGGATATTGCACCTGAAGAGTTTGAGCCGCTTGAACCAAGATTGCGCGATGGGAAACCATACTTACAAATCGCGGACACTTTGGTTAACGGTGCAGGATTTTGCCGTCGATTAGCTAAAGCAGGTAAAGGGCCTGAGCCGTTCGTTGTCGAGTTAATCCGTTCTTTGATCGACAACCCCGACGATGCGATGACTGGAGCTTTCTTTGAGCAAACTCATAAGGGGGAATGTATCCGATCCTGTTACCGCTGTATCCAGCGATACGGTAACCGGGGTTACCATGGTTTGCTCGATTGGCGACTCGGCATTGGCTTTCTTCGAGCTCTGGTTGACCCGACATACAAGGCGGGACTCGACGGGGAATTCCATCGCTATCCTGAGCTAGAGGATTGGCACAGCCAAGCAAAAATGGCGGCTGAAAACATCCGCCGTTTGAATCCGGATCATTGCAGGGTGGTATCGATTGGGCGTATCGGCCTGCCTGCGGTAATCGACAAGAGCAACCCCGAATCACACGAGGCGTTTGTGATCGTTCATCCTTTCTGGGATCTCCATACCCCAGCTCCAGCGCTCAAAGAGGCCGTGGATGAACTGGATCACTCTCTCGCGGTGTACTTTGTAGACACGTTTGAAGCTAGTCGCCGGTTAATGAGCGCAATGCAGTTTGCGAGGACACGAATATGA